In Betaproteobacteria bacterium, the genomic window TGCCAGTTGCTGCTCTCGAAGCCGGACATGCTGCTGCTGGACGAACCGACCAACCACCTCGACGCAGAGAGCGTCGAGTGGCTCGAACAATTCCTGCAGCGCTTTCCGGGAACGGTGGTGGGCGTCACTCACGACCGCTACTTCCTCGACAACGCCTGCGAGTGGATTCTGGAACTGGACCGGGGCCACGGCATTCCGTGGAAGGGCAACTACAGCTCGTGGCTCGAGCAGAAGGAAGCGCGGCTCGAACAGGAAGCCCGGAGCGAAGCCGCCCGCATCAAGGCCATGAAGCAGGAACTGGAGTGGGTCCGGCAGAACCCCAAGGGCCGGCAGGCCAAGAGCAAGGCGCGGATCGCGAGATTCGAGGAGCTGTCGTCGTTCGAACACCAGAAGCGCAACGAGACGCAGGAGATCTTCATTCCCGTCGCGGAACGCCTCGGCGATCAGGTCATCGAGTTCAAGGGCGTCAGCAAGGGATACGGCGACCGCCTGCTCATCGACAACCTGAGCTTCTCCATTCCCCCCGGTGCGATCGTCGGCATCATCGGCCCCAACGGGGCCGGCAAGTCGACGCTGTTCCGCATGATCATGGGGAAGGAACAACCGGACAGTGGCGAGGTGGTGATCGGTCGGACCGCACAGCTCGCCTTCGTGGACCAGTCGCGCGACGCGCTGGACGGGACCAAGTCGGTCTGGGAAGAGATCTCGGGCGGCCGGGACATCATCACGGTAGGCAAGTTCGAGATGCCTTCCCGCGCCTACATCGGCCGTTTCAACTTCAAGGGCTCCGACCAGCAGAAGAACGTGGGCCAGCTCTCGGGCGGCGAGCGCGGCCGGCTGCATCTGGCCAAGACGCTGCTTCGCGGCGGCAACGTGCTGCTGCTCGACGAGCCATCCAACGACCTCGACGTGGAAACGCTGCGGGCCCTGGAAGAAGCGCTGCTCGAATTCGCCGGCAGCGTGCTGGTCATCTCCCATGACCGCTGGTTCCTCGACCGCATCGCCACTCACATCCTCGCGGCCGAGGGCGATTCGCAGTGGGTGTTCTTCAACGGCAACTACCAGGAATACGAGGCCGACAAGCGCAAGCGCCTGGGCGAGGAAGGCGCCAAGCCCAAGCGGTTCCGGTACAAGCCGCTGAAGGGATAGCGAGAGAAGGCCCGGTGCAGCTCCGGGCCTGCCGAGGTCCGGGCCTGCGGCGTTCCCCGCTGCGCGACGGCTGGGGAAAACGAACGCTCAGTGGCGGGCCGGCCGGCAGTCGATGCCAAGCCTGGCGGCCAGAGCGGCAAGACTACGATCTGTGGTCCAGAGACTTGCCTCGGGCGTGCGAAGCGTCAAGGCAAGCAGAGCAATGTCGACCGCCCCGCACCCGCTGTCCATCAAGCTCCCCCGCTCGATCAACATCAGCGTCTCTTCCAGGCTCGCGGATACCGACTGCCGCAGAGTGCGAAGGTCGCGTAGCGTGCGGTCGCGCGGGATGGCGGTGTCCCGCATGCGATCTCCAGGATGATCAGCGGGTGGCATAGCACGTCGTCGGCCCCGCGAAGTTCCGTCAATGCGGTATCGGCCGACCGGAAATGCGCGATCCAGATGGACGTGTCCACGAGCACGCGGCTCAAGGGCTGCACTCCTCGGCCGGCCGCCGTCGCGATATGGCCTTCATGTCCGGCGCCTTCCCACCCAATGCGGCGAGACGCCGGGCAGACTCGCGAACGGGCACTTCACCGCCCGGCGAGTGTCGTCGCGGGTTCCCGCGGGTCGGGGGGGCGAGGCCGCTCATAGAGCTCATCGTCGGGTGACTGTCGTTCTCATGGTCGGGACACGCCTTCGTCATCAGTATTGATGCCCGACATCAGCCAGCCGCTGCGTGCTCGCTTCCTCGGATCCCCCGGCGGAAGCGGAACGGGTCTTCGGGGTGCTGGCCAGCATGGCGCCCGAAGATTTCCGTGGCGCCGCGGACCTGCTTTCTGCACCATTGGGTCGACACACGCCGGAGCGGCGATGAAGAGGCGGATGGCTTCCATGGGAATCGACGTGCCATCCGGGCAAGCCCTCTCGTCGCTTGGCCGGTAACGCATTCGACATCGTTGAAGGAAACTGGATGATTGCTCTGGATCTGAAGGACAAGGCGATCATGGTGACGGGCGGCTTCGGCAGCCTCGGAACCAGTGTCGGCCGGACGCTGGTCGCCGCGGGCGCGCAAGTCGCGCTCATCGACAGGGCCCATGCCTCCCGCGCCCCGAAAGACGTCGACGGCGCGTTCGCGCTGGGGATGTGGATCTCGCTTCCACCTCCGCGGCGGACGACGCCGTGGCTCGTGTTGCGGCACGGTTCGGCCGCATCGACGCCCTCGTCAACGTGGCAGGCGGCTTTCGCTGGGAGACGGTGGCGGACGGCAGCGTCGACACGTGGGATCTGCTGTACCGGACCAACGTGCAGACCGCGGTGAACGCCTCGCAGGCCGTCCTGCCCCATCTGCTCGCCGCCTCCGGTGGAAGCATCGTGAACATCGGCGCCCTGGCCTCGACCAAGGCGGCGACGGGGATGGGCGCCTATGCGGCGTCCAAGGCAGGCGTGGCGAAGCTGACGGAAGCGATGGCGGAAGAGTTCAAGGGCCGCGGCATCACGGTGAACGCCGTGCTGCCGTCCATCATCGACACGGCGGCGAACCGCAGCGACATGCCGGATGCCGATTTCTCCCGATGGGTGAAGGCGGAGCAGATCGCGGAGCTGATCGTGTTTCTCGTCTCAGACCGCGCACGCGCCATCACCGGAGCGCTGATCCCGATCGCCGGCGGCATGTAGATCATCCGTCCTTCCCCTTCCGCCCACCGGTGGAGCGTCGAGACGGTGACGCGGGCGCATCGCTCACGGGACCGGTGCAACCGGACAGCCTCCGGCTGCGCGTGACGGTCTTCCCGGCAGTCGGCCGGCCGCCCAACTTCCTGGCCTGACTCCTCCCGCGAGACCGTATCCTGCGTGCCTTCGATGCCGGACGGAAGCGACCTACTGCGCGGCCGCCGCTTCCTCTGGCTTCCTGGGTTCTCCGTCCACACCGCCCAGGGTTTCGAGAAGGTCGCTGAGGAAACGGCCCAGCATCGCCGTCATCAGCGTGAAGTCGGACTGGAACTGCTCCTCGGCGGAGTCGGCATCGCTCTCGGTGTCGCCACGTGTGATGTCGAGAAACTGCACACGGCGCACCTCGAGCTTGTCCGTGAGGACGAAGGAGACGCGGTCTTCCCAGGTGAGTGCCAGCTGGATCGGCACCTTGCCGTCGCGGGTGATGTGATTGCGGATCTCGTCGGTGTCCACCAGCGAGTGATGCGAATATCGGACCGTGGACTTTTCCTCCAGCGGAGACTGCAGAACGCACTCGCGGTCGATGGAGAAACCCGCCGGCCCCTCGCGCTCCACCAGCCACTCGGTCATGGCGGATGCCGGCGAACGCGCCGCCTTCACTGGTTCGAACGCCAGCGCCTCCGAGCTCTTGTGCAGCCATTCGGTCACCTCGTCCGCGCGCTTGGACGTGGGCGCATCGATCACCAGCCAGCCGCCCACGGGATCGATCCAGCAGAACGTCGTGCGATAACGGCTGAATGCGCGGGGCAGAAGCTCGTCCGTGACCTGATCCTTGAGATCGCGGATGCGCTTGCGGCTCGGCTTGAAGCCCGAGCGAGCCTCGAGATCCGCCGCACGCTGCTGCACTTCCTGCCGGACCACCGACGCCGGCAGCAGCTTCTGCTCCGTGCCCAGGGCGGCGAGCCAATGCTGGTTCAGCGTGTACAGCAGGCGATCATCTCCGCGCGGCGGTATCCAGCCGCGGGATTCGGGCATGAGCGCCGAGCACGCCTGGAACACGTACGGAGACATCTGTTCCTGAAAGGCCTCGGCCGTGGCGTCCTGGCCGGCCGTGAGACGGAAAAGCTGCAGATTGCGGAAGAACATGAAGGTCGAAGGAATGAAGGGTTCGGATTCGCGGACGTTCAAGCCCGCGGGAGAAAGGGCGAAGCCGGCCTACCGGCCGGCGACCTCCCCGGGCTTCACGCCGCGGCTTCCAGCTGCAGGCCGGCGTGCTCGCGCTTCGCGTGGAACCGGATCTTCGGCCACATGTCCTGCACGACGCGCATCTCGTACTGATTGGCGGTGAGCACCGCGTAGGCATCCGCGGCATCCTGCGCGACGCGGCCGGCGTTGGCTTCGACGAAGCGGTCCAGCTCGGCAGGGTCGTCGGCCGAGACCCAGCGGGCGCATGTGTAGTTGGAGGGCAGGATACGCGCCTCCACGCCGTACTCGTGCTTGAGACGGTGCGCGGCGACGTCGAACTGCAGCACGCCCACCGCTCCCAGCAACAGGATCGTGCTGCGCATCGGCCGGAACACCTGGATGGCGCCCTCCTCGCCCAGCTGGATGAGGCCCGTGCGAAGCTGCTTGGTCTTCAGCGGATCCACGACCTCGATGCCGCGGAAGATCTCCGGCGCAAAGAACGGCAGCCCCGTGAACTGCAGCGGCTCGGCCGTTTCGCTCAGCGTGTCCCCCAGTTGCAGCCCCCCGTGGGTCGGAATGCCGATGATGTCGCCTGCGTAGGCTTCGTCCAGCAGTTCACGGCGCTGGGACAGGAAGGAGACGACGGTGCTCGGCCGGAACTCCTTGCCGGTGCGCTGCAACCGCAGGCGCATGCCGCGCTCGAAGCGGCCGGAACAGACGCGGACGAACACGACGCGGTCGCGGTGGGCGGGATCCATGTTCGCCTGGATCTTGAACACGACGCCGGTGAACTTGGGGTTGTCCGGCTGGACCGGGCCCTGTACCGCCACCCGGGCCTGGGGTGGGGGCGCGATGTCCACGATGGCGTCGAGCACCTCCCTCACGCCGAAGTTGTTGATGGCCGAACCGAAGAACACGGGCGTCTGCTTGCCCGCGAGGAATTCGTCGAGCGAGAACGCGGGAGTGGCTTCCCGTACCAGTTCGACGTCGTCGCGCGCCTGATCGATTTCCGGAGAGAAGCGCTCGCTCAGGCTCGGATTGTCCAGGCCATGGATGACCTCGATGTCGTCCCCAACACGGTCTTCCCCGGCCTTGAAGACGCGGATGCGGTCCTCCTGCAGGTCGTAGACACCGTGGAAGCGCTTGCCCATGCCGATGGGCCACGAGAACGGAACGGCCGACATGCCCAGGGTGCGTTCGATCTCG contains:
- the ettA gene encoding energy-dependent translational throttle protein EttA, translating into MAQYVYTMNRVGKIVPPKRQILKDISLSFFPGAKIGVLGLNGAGKSTLLRIMAGVDTEIEGEAVPMPGIKIGYLPQEPRLDPSHTVRQEVEAGLGEVMVAKQKLDEIYAAYAEPEADFDKLAAEQAKYEAILSTAGSDTEHQLEIAADSLRLPPWDAQIGNLSGGEKRRVALCQLLLSKPDMLLLDEPTNHLDAESVEWLEQFLQRFPGTVVGVTHDRYFLDNACEWILELDRGHGIPWKGNYSSWLEQKEARLEQEARSEAARIKAMKQELEWVRQNPKGRQAKSKARIARFEELSSFEHQKRNETQEIFIPVAERLGDQVIEFKGVSKGYGDRLLIDNLSFSIPPGAIVGIIGPNGAGKSTLFRMIMGKEQPDSGEVVIGRTAQLAFVDQSRDALDGTKSVWEEISGGRDIITVGKFEMPSRAYIGRFNFKGSDQQKNVGQLSGGERGRLHLAKTLLRGGNVLLLDEPSNDLDVETLRALEEALLEFAGSVLVISHDRWFLDRIATHILAAEGDSQWVFFNGNYQEYEADKRKRLGEEGAKPKRFRYKPLKG
- a CDS encoding recombination-associated protein RdgC — encoded protein: MFFRNLQLFRLTAGQDATAEAFQEQMSPYVFQACSALMPESRGWIPPRGDDRLLYTLNQHWLAALGTEQKLLPASVVRQEVQQRAADLEARSGFKPSRKRIRDLKDQVTDELLPRAFSRYRTTFCWIDPVGGWLVIDAPTSKRADEVTEWLHKSSEALAFEPVKAARSPASAMTEWLVEREGPAGFSIDRECVLQSPLEEKSTVRYSHHSLVDTDEIRNHITRDGKVPIQLALTWEDRVSFVLTDKLEVRRVQFLDITRGDTESDADSAEEQFQSDFTLMTAMLGRFLSDLLETLGGVDGEPRKPEEAAAAQ
- a CDS encoding peptide chain release factor 3, producing MTDITPELLAERVAQRRTFAIISHPDAGKTTLTEKLLLFAGAIQIAGSVKARKASRHATSDWMEIEKQRGISVASSVMQMDYRDHVVNLLDTPGHQDFSEDTYRVLTAVDAALMVIDAANGVEAQTLRLLEVCRSRGTPIITFINKMDREVRPPLDLIDEIERTLGMSAVPFSWPIGMGKRFHGVYDLQEDRIRVFKAGEDRVGDDIEVIHGLDNPSLSERFSPEIDQARDDVELVREATPAFSLDEFLAGKQTPVFFGSAINNFGVREVLDAIVDIAPPPQARVAVQGPVQPDNPKFTGVVFKIQANMDPAHRDRVVFVRVCSGRFERGMRLRLQRTGKEFRPSTVVSFLSQRRELLDEAYAGDIIGIPTHGGLQLGDTLSETAEPLQFTGLPFFAPEIFRGIEVVDPLKTKQLRTGLIQLGEEGAIQVFRPMRSTILLLGAVGVLQFDVAAHRLKHEYGVEARILPSNYTCARWVSADDPAELDRFVEANAGRVAQDAADAYAVLTANQYEMRVVQDMWPKIRFHAKREHAGLQLEAAA